One window from the genome of Trabulsiella odontotermitis encodes:
- a CDS encoding TIGR03747 family integrating conjugative element membrane protein, producing MSDPAATVQRQQNRQQGLIAGIITLPFRLFGVLCGSLLLCIVIECVGMHLFWPEQGWRHAQGMLDYELAQLSGHFTRSALVQEPGRTAHWLVEQAHEWIFVKTGLLEWMRNAANQASAPSHGAARDFRYYISQAYVWVESYLIAAAFTTLVFIVRLMVLVLTLPLFLMAAFVGLVDGLVRRDIRRFGAGRESGFIYHRAKASLMPLAVLPWVIYLALPLSVSPLLILLPSAVLLGLATDITASSFKKYL from the coding sequence ATGAGCGATCCGGCCGCGACAGTGCAACGCCAGCAGAACCGCCAGCAGGGGCTGATCGCCGGCATCATCACGCTGCCGTTTCGCCTCTTCGGCGTACTGTGCGGCTCGCTCCTTCTGTGCATCGTCATCGAGTGCGTGGGCATGCACCTGTTCTGGCCGGAACAGGGATGGCGGCACGCACAGGGAATGCTGGACTACGAGCTGGCGCAGCTCTCCGGCCACTTCACCCGTAGCGCTCTCGTACAGGAGCCGGGGCGCACTGCCCATTGGCTGGTCGAACAGGCCCACGAGTGGATCTTCGTCAAAACCGGCCTGCTGGAATGGATGCGCAATGCGGCGAACCAGGCCAGCGCTCCCAGCCATGGCGCAGCGCGGGATTTTCGCTACTACATCAGCCAAGCCTATGTCTGGGTGGAAAGCTACCTGATCGCCGCGGCGTTCACGACCCTGGTGTTCATCGTGCGCCTGATGGTACTGGTGCTCACCTTGCCGCTGTTCCTGATGGCGGCCTTCGTCGGGCTGGTCGACGGCCTCGTGCGCCGCGACATCCGCCGTTTCGGCGCCGGACGCGAATCCGGCTTCATCTATCATCGCGCCAAAGCATCGCTGATGCCGCTGGCGGTGCTGCCATGGGTCATCTACCTGGCGCTCCCATTGAGTGTGAGTCCCTTGCTCATCCTGTTGCCCAGCGCGGTGCTGCTGGGACTGGCGACGGACATCACAGCCAGCAGCTTTAAGAAGTATTTATAG
- the traD gene encoding type IV conjugative transfer system coupling protein TraD, translating into MAQPHAVEVLLRPAVELYTVAVCAGAALVCMVAPWSLALSPLLGFASAMAFLVFGGIRLREAMAILRYRRNIRRLPRYVMTSRQVPVSRQRLFIGRGFRWDQRHTHRLMQTYRPEFRRYVEPTPIYRLARRVEERLEFAPFPLSKLARVIAWDSPLNPARQLPPVGGTPRLHGIEPHEIDVTLPLGERVGHSLVLGTTRVGKTRLAELFITQDIRRRNASGEHEVVIVFDPKGDADLLKRMYVEAKRAGREGEFYVFHLGWPDISARYNAVGRFGRISEVATRIAGQLSGEGNSAAFREFAWRFVNIIARALVELGQRPDYLLIQRHVVNIDALFIEYAQRYFAIHEPKAWEIIVQLEGRINDKNTPRHMMGREKRVVALEQYLSQVRVYDPVLDGLRSAVRYDRTYFDKIVASLLPLLEKLTTGKTAQLLAPNYSDLNDPRPIFDWMQIIRKRAVVYVGLDALSDAEVAAAVGNSMFSDLVSVAGHIYKFGIDDGLPGAATGVKIPINVHADEFNELMGDEFIPMVNKGGGAGLQVTAYTQTLSDIEARIGNRAKAGQVVGNFNNLFMLRVRETATAELLTKQLPKVEVYTTSLMSGATDSSDIRGQTDFTSNTQDRITTTSVPLIEPAHVVSLPKGQAFALLEGGNLWKIRMPLPAPDPDEEMPRDLQQLAGYMRQHYVEAGDWWENQGLPGLQDEPLPDDLLDGFRHIATAEDEAALP; encoded by the coding sequence ATGGCCCAGCCTCATGCGGTGGAAGTGCTGCTGCGGCCAGCGGTGGAGCTATACACCGTTGCGGTTTGCGCCGGCGCCGCGTTGGTGTGCATGGTGGCACCCTGGTCGCTGGCGTTAAGCCCGCTGCTGGGCTTCGCCAGCGCTATGGCATTCCTCGTGTTCGGCGGCATCCGCTTGCGCGAGGCGATGGCTATCTTGCGATACCGCCGCAACATCCGCCGCCTGCCTCGCTATGTCATGACCAGCCGGCAGGTGCCGGTCAGTCGGCAACGCCTGTTTATCGGCCGCGGTTTTCGCTGGGATCAACGCCACACTCACCGGCTGATGCAAACCTATCGACCGGAGTTTCGGCGCTACGTCGAACCCACGCCGATCTACCGCCTTGCCCGGCGCGTCGAAGAGCGTCTGGAGTTCGCGCCGTTTCCGCTTTCAAAACTCGCTCGGGTGATTGCATGGGACAGCCCATTGAATCCCGCGCGACAGCTGCCCCCAGTGGGAGGCACGCCACGCCTGCACGGCATCGAGCCGCACGAGATCGACGTCACCCTGCCGCTCGGCGAACGCGTCGGCCACTCGCTTGTGCTGGGAACCACCCGCGTCGGCAAAACTCGCCTGGCCGAATTATTCATCACGCAAGACATCCGTCGGCGCAACGCCTCCGGTGAGCATGAGGTCGTCATCGTCTTCGATCCAAAGGGTGACGCAGACCTGTTGAAACGGATGTACGTCGAGGCCAAACGCGCCGGGCGTGAGGGCGAATTCTATGTGTTTCATCTCGGATGGCCCGACATTTCGGCCCGCTACAACGCTGTGGGACGCTTCGGCCGCATCAGTGAAGTGGCGACCCGCATCGCCGGGCAGCTTTCCGGGGAAGGCAATAGCGCTGCATTCCGTGAATTTGCATGGCGGTTCGTCAACATCATCGCCAGGGCCCTGGTGGAGCTGGGGCAGCGGCCGGACTACCTGCTGATCCAGCGGCATGTCGTGAACATCGACGCGCTGTTCATCGAATATGCCCAACGCTACTTCGCAATCCATGAGCCGAAGGCCTGGGAGATCATCGTTCAGTTGGAGGGCCGGATCAACGACAAGAACACTCCACGTCACATGATGGGCAGGGAGAAGCGCGTGGTGGCGCTCGAACAGTATCTGTCTCAGGTGCGCGTGTACGACCCCGTGCTTGATGGCTTGCGGTCGGCAGTGCGTTATGACCGCACCTATTTCGACAAGATCGTCGCGTCGTTGTTGCCGTTGCTTGAGAAGCTCACCACCGGCAAAACCGCACAGCTGCTCGCCCCCAACTATTCCGACCTGAACGACCCGCGGCCGATCTTCGACTGGATGCAGATCATCCGCAAGAGGGCGGTCGTTTACGTTGGCCTGGATGCCTTGTCGGATGCAGAGGTTGCGGCGGCGGTCGGAAACTCGATGTTCAGCGACCTGGTATCCGTCGCTGGACACATCTACAAATTCGGGATTGATGACGGCCTTCCCGGCGCGGCTACCGGGGTGAAAATTCCCATCAACGTCCACGCGGACGAATTTAATGAATTAATGGGCGATGAGTTCATTCCCATGGTCAACAAAGGTGGCGGCGCGGGACTCCAGGTCACGGCCTATACCCAAACGTTGAGCGATATCGAAGCACGCATCGGCAACCGCGCCAAGGCTGGCCAGGTCGTCGGCAACTTCAATAATCTCTTCATGCTGCGGGTACGCGAAACGGCCACGGCAGAGCTGTTGACCAAACAGCTTCCCAAGGTCGAGGTTTACACGACTTCGCTGATGAGCGGTGCCACCGATAGCTCGGATATTCGCGGCCAGACGGACTTCACCAGCAACACCCAGGATCGCATCACCACGACAAGCGTGCCGTTGATCGAACCCGCGCATGTGGTGTCTCTGCCCAAAGGTCAGGCGTTCGCATTGCTGGAGGGCGGCAACCTGTGGAAAATCCGCATGCCGCTCCCGGCTCCCGACCCAGACGAGGAGATGCCGCGGGATCTACAGCAACTCGCCGGGTACATGCGTCAGCACTACGTCGAAGCCGGCGACTGGTGGGAAAACCAGGGACTTCCCGGCCTTCAGGATGAGCCCTTGCCGGACGACCTTCTCGACGGTTTCCGGCACATTGCCACAGCTGAAGACGAAGCGGCTCTGCCATGA
- the csrA gene encoding carbon storage regulator CsrA: MLILTRRVGEIIRIGDDITVTVLGVKGQQVKFGTSAPKDVNVHREEIYDRIHGERVSALSGKNLY; the protein is encoded by the coding sequence ATGCTCATTCTGACGCGCCGCGTCGGTGAAATCATCCGTATTGGGGACGATATCACCGTCACCGTCCTGGGGGTCAAAGGCCAGCAGGTGAAGTTCGGAACCTCTGCGCCGAAGGACGTGAATGTTCACAGAGAGGAAATCTATGACCGGATTCACGGCGAAAGAGTTTCGGCTCTTTCTGGAAAGAACCTCTATTAG
- a CDS encoding helix-turn-helix domain-containing protein, giving the protein MKTHKPDSHSVESGKVDVPLPLPVERAIRKLGSDVALARRRRRISQASLAERMGASVSTVRRMEKGDVRVPIHFFARALHVFGEIQALAGLLDTARDDIGLTLMDENLPQRVRSKPGKSGAL; this is encoded by the coding sequence ATGAAAACACATAAACCAGATAGTCACTCCGTTGAGAGTGGTAAAGTAGATGTTCCATTGCCGCTGCCTGTCGAGCGTGCTATCCGCAAGCTCGGCAGCGACGTCGCGCTGGCACGCAGGCGCCGCCGGATTTCGCAGGCCTCGCTGGCCGAGCGAATGGGCGCATCCGTGTCCACCGTCCGGCGCATGGAAAAAGGTGATGTGCGCGTGCCCATCCACTTCTTTGCCCGCGCACTGCATGTCTTCGGTGAGATACAGGCGCTGGCTGGCCTGCTGGATACGGCGCGTGACGACATCGGCCTGACGCTGATGGACGAAAACCTGCCCCAGCGTGTGCGTAGCAAGCCGGGCAAATCGGGGGCGCTATGA
- a CDS encoding TIGR03759 family integrating conjugative element protein: MNRMIISLALATNLAVGVISPVSAQNTRTSTSPAVPDQEQATTASNSEEKNARDWGLRLEEWTRYREVMRGPLGIFSPNLDPLTALGIEARSDEERRRYAELQVQVEARRVEKTLAYQRAYDAAWQRLHPGMQRVNLPGANQTFSATGVPGDANRLAVFIKDGCASCGQLVQQLQTSGAEFDLYMVGSRQDDARIRDWAKRARIDPARVRSGSITLNHDAGRWLSLGLQGDLPAVVRQIGGEWQRQ; encoded by the coding sequence ATGAACCGCATGATCATTTCGCTTGCCCTGGCTACCAACCTTGCCGTTGGCGTCATCTCCCCCGTATCAGCACAGAACACCCGCACGTCCACGTCACCTGCTGTACCTGATCAGGAACAGGCGACAACTGCGAGCAACAGCGAGGAGAAAAATGCTCGCGACTGGGGGCTGCGCCTGGAGGAATGGACACGTTACCGGGAGGTGATGCGTGGTCCGCTGGGCATTTTTTCCCCCAATCTCGATCCGCTTACCGCGCTCGGCATCGAGGCGCGTTCAGATGAAGAGCGCCGGCGCTACGCCGAACTGCAGGTTCAGGTCGAAGCGCGGCGTGTCGAGAAAACACTGGCTTACCAGCGTGCTTATGACGCTGCCTGGCAACGCCTGCATCCGGGCATGCAGCGCGTCAATCTGCCGGGGGCCAACCAGACTTTCAGCGCAACCGGTGTGCCGGGCGATGCGAACCGGTTGGCCGTATTCATCAAGGACGGTTGTGCCTCATGCGGCCAGCTTGTCCAGCAATTGCAGACCTCCGGGGCTGAATTCGACCTCTACATGGTCGGCAGCCGCCAGGATGATGCCCGCATCCGCGATTGGGCCAAGCGCGCCCGGATTGACCCCGCCCGTGTTCGTAGCGGCTCCATCACCCTCAACCATGATGCAGGCCGCTGGTTGTCGCTGGGCCTGCAAGGGGATCTGCCAGCCGTCGTGCGGCAGATCGGCGGCGAATGGCAAAGGCAATGA
- a CDS encoding transglycosylase SLT domain-containing protein has translation MNRYARLLAVLAASIAGTALSRAQEIPPPAYQVAAQRAEIPSPVLYAVALQESGLRRGGRLVPWPWTLNVAGTARRFGSHAEACNGLNKALREVPPTRIDAGLAQINLGYQKHRYSHPCDLLDPYRNLAIAAEILREQHTPGEDWLLAIGRYHRPAGGAPAARYRRSVSQHLARVVGPSRADASTRRNTP, from the coding sequence ATGAACCGCTATGCACGCCTGCTTGCAGTTCTGGCCGCCTCGATCGCCGGAACCGCGCTCTCCAGGGCACAGGAGATACCGCCTCCTGCCTACCAGGTCGCGGCGCAGCGTGCGGAAATTCCGTCCCCGGTGCTCTATGCCGTTGCGCTGCAGGAGAGCGGCTTGCGGCGTGGTGGCCGACTGGTCCCATGGCCCTGGACCCTGAACGTCGCTGGAACCGCCCGCCGTTTCGGTAGCCACGCCGAGGCATGCAACGGGCTGAACAAAGCGTTGCGCGAAGTGCCGCCAACCCGCATCGACGCGGGACTGGCTCAGATCAACCTGGGTTATCAGAAGCATCGCTACAGCCACCCCTGTGACCTGCTCGATCCATATCGCAACCTCGCGATCGCGGCCGAAATCCTGCGTGAACAACATACGCCGGGCGAAGACTGGTTGCTCGCGATCGGCCGCTATCACCGCCCGGCTGGCGGCGCTCCCGCCGCGCGCTACCGGCGCAGCGTCAGCCAGCACCTGGCGCGCGTGGTCGGTCCTTCCCGTGCTGACGCTTCCACCAGGAGGAATACCCCATGA
- a CDS encoding integrating conjugative element protein, translating to MKHTFTAVAARPILCALLCAGGLPALAGQPPLVVVEDHGGRSALPYYQALDLPPRQGQPDPPRISVPPSADKTFSEADMLPVRSERLSPGDEPRRVIQAPGLAPVFLIGDDKRSRAWLIERKAALHEISAVGLVVNVGSAETLTGLRKLAPELTLSPVSGDDLAQRLGLRHYPVLITATGIEQ from the coding sequence ATGAAGCATACCTTCACTGCCGTTGCCGCGAGGCCGATTCTTTGCGCCCTGTTATGTGCCGGTGGTCTGCCAGCCCTGGCAGGCCAACCGCCTCTCGTGGTAGTCGAGGACCATGGAGGCAGGTCGGCCTTGCCTTATTACCAGGCGCTGGACCTGCCACCACGCCAGGGTCAACCGGACCCGCCGCGGATCTCTGTGCCGCCGTCCGCAGACAAGACCTTCAGCGAAGCCGATATGCTGCCCGTGCGCTCGGAGCGGCTGTCGCCCGGCGATGAACCTCGCAGGGTGATCCAGGCACCAGGCCTGGCACCCGTTTTCCTCATCGGTGATGACAAACGCTCCCGCGCCTGGCTGATTGAGCGCAAGGCGGCGCTGCACGAAATCAGCGCCGTCGGTCTCGTGGTCAATGTCGGATCGGCGGAGACACTTACTGGGTTGCGCAAGCTGGCTCCCGAGCTCACGTTGTCTCCGGTATCGGGTGACGACCTCGCGCAGCGGTTGGGACTGCGGCATTACCCGGTCCTGATCACCGCCACCGGCATCGAGCAGTGA
- a CDS encoding type II toxin-antitoxin system HipA family toxin — MKSAVSIRQQIQVCIGKAGTPVGTLVYVKQGRRENTTFAYDQNWLANPTGFNVSADLGLHAGYQPRRAPSAHDSVFHFALADTAPDAWGRRVIARDHARRRKDNAALAPLTELDYLLAVDDFSRVGALRLRDQDGRYCRTVEDGRRSTPPLLELQRIYSASRAVEQGQESTEDLRYLQGKGTSLGGMRPKSTVVDEDGALAIGKFPSVGDTRSVTRGEVLALCLAQRVGIDAAPARIVELDGIPVAIIRRFDRDGADGRIPYQSAASLLQASREEDRSYTEIADVIRSLGHAPTADVQQLWRRLVFNLLITNVDDHLQNHGFLHVERGLWRLAPAFDVNPFPDKDRESKTWLSEEDGPITDLEMLLARSAYFSLSRSDALAVLAEVHAAVLDWRKVALSAAVGLRSNELDDFAPAFEHEQMSLAKTLLG; from the coding sequence ATGAAATCGGCTGTTTCGATACGTCAGCAGATTCAGGTCTGCATCGGCAAGGCGGGCACGCCAGTCGGCACCCTCGTCTACGTCAAGCAGGGCCGCCGCGAAAACACCACCTTCGCCTACGACCAGAACTGGCTGGCAAACCCGACCGGCTTCAATGTGTCCGCCGATCTCGGTCTTCACGCCGGGTATCAACCGCGCAGGGCACCGTCAGCACATGATTCCGTCTTTCACTTCGCCCTTGCCGATACGGCTCCGGACGCATGGGGACGCAGGGTCATCGCGCGGGACCACGCCAGGCGCCGCAAGGACAACGCAGCGCTCGCCCCGTTGACCGAGCTGGACTACCTGCTTGCGGTTGACGACTTCAGTCGGGTTGGCGCCTTACGTCTGCGCGACCAGGATGGCCGCTATTGTCGGACGGTGGAGGACGGCAGGCGCAGCACACCGCCGCTTCTGGAACTGCAACGCATCTACAGCGCCAGCCGTGCGGTCGAGCAAGGCCAGGAAAGCACCGAGGATCTGCGTTACCTGCAGGGCAAGGGCACGTCTCTTGGCGGCATGCGGCCCAAGAGCACTGTGGTCGACGAGGATGGCGCGCTGGCCATCGGAAAATTCCCGAGCGTGGGGGATACGCGCAGCGTGACACGCGGAGAGGTGCTGGCCCTGTGCCTGGCGCAACGTGTCGGCATCGACGCTGCGCCTGCCCGTATCGTGGAACTCGACGGCATACCGGTCGCGATCATCCGCCGCTTCGATCGCGATGGTGCCGACGGGCGCATACCGTATCAGTCGGCCGCATCCCTGTTGCAGGCTTCGCGCGAAGAGGATCGAAGCTACACCGAGATCGCGGACGTTATCCGCTCGCTGGGACATGCGCCGACCGCCGATGTGCAGCAATTGTGGCGGCGCCTGGTCTTCAACCTGTTGATCACCAATGTGGATGACCACCTGCAGAACCATGGTTTTCTGCATGTCGAACGGGGGCTCTGGCGACTGGCGCCGGCCTTCGACGTCAATCCCTTCCCCGACAAGGACAGGGAATCCAAGACCTGGCTGTCAGAAGAGGATGGGCCGATCACCGATCTTGAGATGCTGCTGGCCCGAAGCGCGTATTTTTCGTTGAGCAGGAGCGATGCACTGGCCGTGCTGGCCGAAGTGCATGCAGCCGTTCTGGATTGGCGGAAGGTCGCGCTCAGTGCCGCGGTGGGGTTGCGCTCGAACGAGCTGGACGATTTCGCGCCTGCCTTCGAACATGAACAGATGTCGCTTGCGAAAACGCTGCTGGGTTGA